The Bos taurus isolate L1 Dominette 01449 registration number 42190680 breed Hereford chromosome 13, ARS-UCD2.0, whole genome shotgun sequence genome contains a region encoding:
- the BLCAP gene encoding apoptosis inducing factor BLCAP produces the protein MYCLQWLLPVLLIPKPLNPALWFSHSMFMGFYLLSFLLERKPCTICALVFLAALFLICYSCWGNCFLYHCSDSPLPESAHDPGVVGT, from the coding sequence ATGTATTGCCTCCAGTGGCTGCTGCCCGTCCTCCTCATCCCCAAGCCCCTCAACCCCGCCCTGTGGTTCAGCCACTCCATGTTCATGGGCTTCTACCTGCTCAGCTTCCTCCTGGAGCGGAAGCCTTGCACAATTTGTGCCTTGGTTTTCCTGGCAGCCTTGTTCCTCATCTGCTATAGCTGCTGGGGAAACTGTTTCCTGTACCACTGCTCCGATTCCCCGCTTCCAGAATCGGCGCACGACCCCGGCGTCGTGGGCACCTAA